The DNA region GGTAGATCTCGTCGATGTAGTACTTGCGGGAGAGCAAGGTGTGCAGCCAGGCCATCCTCTGCCGCGCCGCATCAGGCGAGAACCGCCTCCTCGACCCGTAGAAGGCCCAGGCGAGGGCGATCCCGCTCAGGGAGGCGATGATCGATGTGACCATGGCGATCATGTGGGCCCGGTGGGCGGCGTGCGCGCCGTCGCCGTGTCCGTGCTCCGCGTGCGCCTCTTCCCCATGCGCGAGGGCCGGCGCCGTCGCCCCCGTCCCGCTCCCGTCATGATGGTCGGCGAGCCCCGCGGCCGCCTCCCCCGCGTGCGTCTGGCCGTGCCCGCCTGCCGTCCGCACCTCCGCGGCCGCGGTCCTGTATGCGGAGAGATCGGGCTTCACCACGAGCTTGGGGAACCAGCCCCCCCACGCGCAGGCGATGGAGAATACCGCGAGAGCCGTGAGCGGCACCGTCATGACCCGGGGCGACTCATGGGCGTGCTCGTGCCTGTCGCGATCCCTCGGCGCGCCCAGGAACGTCATGAAGACGACGCGGAACATGTAGAAGGCGGTCACCGAGGCCGTGATGAGCAGGAGCAGAAAGATGATCAGATGTCCGGGTTTGCTCCAACCGAACTCGAGGGCGGCCGCCAGGATCGCGTCCTTGCTGAAGAAGCCGGAGAGGCCGGGGACGCCCGCGATCGCCAGGGTGGCGATCAGAAACGTCCAGAATGTCACGGGCATCTTCCGCTTGAGCCCCCCCATCTCCGGCATCTCCTGGCTGTGGACGGCGTGAATCACGCTCCCGCTCCCGAGGAAGAGGAGCGCCTTGAACATCGCGTGGGTCATGAGATGGAAGAGCCCGGCCATGTAGCCGCCCACCCCCAGGGCGCAGATCATGTAGCCAAGCTGCGAGATCGTCGAATAGGCGAGGGCTTTCTTGATGTCTGTCTGGACGATGGCGATCGAGGCCGCGAGAATAGCCGTGATGAGCCCCGTGTAGGCGATGAAGAGCATCGCGTCGGGCGAGAAGAGAAGGAAGAGGCGACCCACCATGTAGACGCCCGCCGCGACCATCGTCGCGGCGTGGATCAGCGCGCTCACCGGGGTCGGGCCTTCCATCGCGTCGGGCAGCCAGACATGCAGAGGGAACTGGGCGCTCTTGCCGATGGCGCCGAAGAAGACGCCGATCCCCGCCGCGGTCAGAAGACCTCCCGAGATGGTCCCGTCCGCCACGGCGCGGAAGACCTCGTCGTAACGGAAACTGCCGGTCTTCATGTAGAGGATCATGATGCCGATGAACATCCCTACGTCGCCGATGCGCGTCGTGAGGAACGCCTTGATCGCCGCGTTGCTGGCCGACTTCTTCTCGTACCAGTGCCCGATGAGCAGGTAGGAGGAAAGCCCCACGAGCTCCCAGAAGATGTAGAGGGCGAGCAGGTTGTCGCACAGAACGAGCCCCAGCATGGAGAAGCTGAAGAGGCCCAGATAGGCGAAGTACCGGGAGTAACGGATGTCGCCGTGCATGTAGCCGATCGAGAAGAGGTGGACCAGGAAGCTCACGATCGTCACGACCATCAGCATCACGGCTGTCAGGTTGTCGAAGAGGATCCCCATCCCCGCCTGGAACGATCCGATCCGGATCCAGTCCCAGTGGAAGGCCTCCTTCATCCCCGGATCGAAGATCGAGAGCGCCCGGATGAAACTCACGATGGCCAGAAGAAGCGAGATCCCGATCGCCGCGGTGGGAAGCCAGTCCCCGCGCCGCGGCAGCCGTCGGCCGAGGAAGATCTGAAGAACAAACCCCCCAAGCGGCAGCAGGAGAATCAGAAGGAGATTGGTCAGCATCGCTCGCCCCCTAGCCCCGCATCACATCCGCTTCGTCCACATCGATGGAGTGGACGCGCTTGTAGAGGTTCAGGACGATCGCCAGCGCGATCGCCGCCTCCGCGGCCGCCATGACGATCACGAAGATCGCGTAGACATGACCTTGTATGTTCGTCGCGCAGTAGCGTGTGAAGGCTACGAAGTTGAGGTTCGCGGAGTTCAGGATCAGCTCGATCCCCATCAGGATCGTCACCGCGTTGCGCCGGGTCAGGACGCAGTAGAGCCCGAGAACGAACAGGATCGACGCCACCGCAAGGAAATGCTGGAGCGGGATCATCGGCGAGCCTCCCCCCGCGCCATCGCGGCCGCGCCGACCAGGACCGCGAACAGGAGAACCGAGATCACCTCGA from Candidatus Eisenbacteria bacterium includes:
- the nuoL gene encoding NADH-quinone oxidoreductase subunit L, which translates into the protein MLTNLLLILLLPLGGFVLQIFLGRRLPRRGDWLPTAAIGISLLLAIVSFIRALSIFDPGMKEAFHWDWIRIGSFQAGMGILFDNLTAVMLMVVTIVSFLVHLFSIGYMHGDIRYSRYFAYLGLFSFSMLGLVLCDNLLALYIFWELVGLSSYLLIGHWYEKKSASNAAIKAFLTTRIGDVGMFIGIMILYMKTGSFRYDEVFRAVADGTISGGLLTAAGIGVFFGAIGKSAQFPLHVWLPDAMEGPTPVSALIHAATMVAAGVYMVGRLFLLFSPDAMLFIAYTGLITAILAASIAIVQTDIKKALAYSTISQLGYMICALGVGGYMAGLFHLMTHAMFKALLFLGSGSVIHAVHSQEMPEMGGLKRKMPVTFWTFLIATLAIAGVPGLSGFFSKDAILAAALEFGWSKPGHLIIFLLLLITASVTAFYMFRVVFMTFLGAPRDRDRHEHAHESPRVMTVPLTALAVFSIACAWGGWFPKLVVKPDLSAYRTAAAEVRTAGGHGQTHAGEAAAGLADHHDGSGTGATAPALAHGEEAHAEHGHGDGAHAAHRAHMIAMVTSIIASLSGIALAWAFYGSRRRFSPDAARQRMAWLHTLLSRKYYIDEIYLGGVVAPVLGLARAFRWFDLKVIDGIVDGSGALTRALSWLVGVFDNIVIDGMVNGVAGGVLAWGRQFRRIQTGKIQNYLLGFAAVALLLMAVRLFRGF
- the nuoK gene encoding NADH-quinone oxidoreductase subunit NuoK; translation: MIPLQHFLAVASILFVLGLYCVLTRRNAVTILMGIELILNSANLNFVAFTRYCATNIQGHVYAIFVIVMAAAEAAIALAIVLNLYKRVHSIDVDEADVMRG